One window of Polynucleobacter sp. HIN5 genomic DNA carries:
- a CDS encoding glycosyltransferase family 9 protein, translating to MKRATIIKLGAIGDVIQAAAAVSQYKDQNPSLAVDWVVGQQLESLLMSMKVADQIVAIDDHAILHGNFFVRLKSLMKALRQIHRQITRCNQVFIAHSHWQYSIFAIPLLLRSPTLIFGRIWQFFPQLHNFRVSEYFHFLSKKSLSGKQGNLALQTLGSNILSANESFKFKIDPDKKYIALVPGGSKNMMRDDFLRRWPVENYAQLAVQLIAAGYAVVLVGSKDDTWVRPHFFSIQTEDLIGKTSIQDVVEIFSKMNLVISHDTGPLHLASMTNTPLIAIFGPTPASAVISEERKSLAVMKATKDVGCAPCYDGVGYAKCDDPICMRSTTVDEIFRKAKMLLAEDCLGAK from the coding sequence ATGAAACGAGCGACCATCATTAAGCTTGGCGCCATTGGGGATGTGATTCAGGCTGCTGCTGCAGTAAGCCAATACAAAGATCAAAATCCAAGCTTGGCAGTCGACTGGGTGGTTGGACAGCAGCTCGAATCCTTGCTAATGAGCATGAAAGTGGCCGATCAGATCGTCGCAATTGATGATCACGCTATTTTGCATGGCAATTTTTTTGTGCGTTTGAAGTCTTTAATGAAGGCTCTTCGTCAAATTCATAGACAAATTACCCGTTGCAATCAGGTTTTCATTGCACATAGCCATTGGCAATACAGTATTTTTGCAATCCCGCTCCTACTTAGGAGCCCAACTCTTATATTTGGCAGAATTTGGCAATTTTTTCCACAATTACATAACTTTCGCGTAAGTGAATATTTTCATTTTTTATCCAAAAAGTCATTATCTGGCAAACAAGGCAACTTGGCATTGCAAACCCTTGGTAGCAATATCTTAAGTGCGAACGAAAGTTTTAAGTTTAAGATCGACCCTGATAAAAAATACATTGCGCTTGTACCAGGGGGTAGTAAAAATATGATGCGTGATGATTTTTTACGCCGCTGGCCTGTTGAAAATTATGCGCAGCTTGCAGTTCAACTGATTGCAGCAGGCTATGCAGTGGTCTTGGTGGGTTCTAAAGATGACACCTGGGTTAGACCCCATTTTTTTAGTATTCAAACTGAAGATTTAATCGGCAAGACAAGTATTCAAGATGTGGTCGAAATTTTTTCGAAGATGAATCTAGTCATCAGCCATGATACTGGGCCACTCCATTTAGCCTCAATGACCAACACCCCTCTAATAGCAATCTTTGGTCCAACCCCGGCTTCTGCTGTAATCTCCGAAGAAAGAAAATCCTTAGCGGTAATGAAGGCTACTAAAGATGTTGGGTGCGCCCCCTGTTATGACGGGGTTGGATATGCAAAGTGCGATGATCCAATTTGCATGCGCTCAACCACTGTCGATGAAATTTTTCGAAAAGCAAAAATGCTGCTCGCTGAGGATTGCCTTGGAGCGAAATAA
- a CDS encoding glycosyltransferase family 9 protein has protein sequence MMFFLPYNRRNPLALIQLLLKDLYYWLYAILFRRKITLPKKLTRILLVNPAHLGDVVISTALLRNVKRQFPECEVDFLVGDWAAPIVTGHPGIGRSYFINHWQANRSNETNQNKQKKYQQQVQQVIGELSSHSYDTIFFLNSYEPSFISLFRQFQCPLIGLASAGGGPLLSYMGEGQAIHEVQIQASLFVPWLGVVKNVYQYRPWLKPPLATEALMDQLGLMKPYVVIHPGSGNPAKEWPIENWMEVVEHLREIGWNIVITGHGDREKKQADLLKRNRCTNLVGQLNFDEFTGVIAGASVVLCVDSVAGHIASAYDKDVVIIGNGLSKIQRWQPLGKNSHLLVKPMPCSPCHSRPCSERPCITSVTPQMLINHLPQKWVEQ, from the coding sequence ATGATGTTTTTCCTTCCCTACAATCGCCGCAATCCCTTGGCTCTAATTCAGCTGCTGTTAAAGGATTTATATTATTGGCTTTATGCAATTCTTTTTAGAAGAAAAATTACTCTCCCGAAAAAATTAACACGTATTTTATTAGTTAATCCTGCGCATTTAGGGGATGTCGTCATTAGCACAGCTCTCTTGAGGAATGTAAAGCGGCAATTTCCGGAGTGTGAGGTTGATTTTTTAGTAGGAGACTGGGCTGCTCCGATTGTGACTGGGCATCCGGGTATTGGACGGTCCTACTTTATTAATCATTGGCAGGCTAACCGTAGCAATGAAACGAATCAAAATAAACAAAAAAAATATCAGCAGCAAGTCCAACAAGTCATTGGCGAACTTAGCAGTCACTCATATGACACCATATTCTTTTTAAACTCATACGAGCCATCCTTTATTTCATTATTTAGACAATTCCAATGCCCGTTAATTGGGTTGGCAAGCGCTGGTGGCGGACCTCTTTTGAGTTATATGGGTGAGGGCCAAGCAATCCACGAGGTACAAATCCAAGCCAGTTTATTTGTGCCGTGGCTTGGAGTGGTAAAGAATGTCTATCAATATCGTCCTTGGCTCAAACCCCCGCTCGCTACCGAAGCCTTAATGGATCAATTGGGATTGATGAAGCCTTATGTGGTTATTCATCCTGGTTCAGGTAATCCTGCTAAAGAATGGCCCATTGAGAATTGGATGGAAGTTGTTGAGCATCTCAGAGAAATAGGTTGGAATATTGTGATTACCGGACATGGCGATCGCGAAAAGAAACAAGCGGATTTATTAAAACGAAATCGATGTACCAATTTAGTCGGGCAACTAAATTTTGATGAATTTACTGGGGTGATCGCAGGGGCTAGTGTTGTTTTATGCGTCGATTCTGTTGCAGGACATATCGCATCTGCTTATGATAAGGATGTTGTAATTATCGGTAATGGCCTAAGTAAAATTCAGAGGTGGCAACCCCTGGGAAAGAATAGTCACTTACTTGTCAAACCAATGCCGTGCTCCCCTTGTCACAGTCGCCCCTGCTCTGAGAGGCCTTGCATCACTAGCGTGACGCCGCAAATGCTCATTAATCACCTGCCGCAAAAATGGGTTGAACAATGA